In Mytilus edulis chromosome 7, xbMytEdul2.2, whole genome shotgun sequence, a single genomic region encodes these proteins:
- the LOC139482332 gene encoding myb-like protein X isoform X8, whose amino-acid sequence MKEYQDLVDFERLLSHHDKKLEDRLNNEYLAEEWDFGQEKLDVSKFREPPVVCGDSRIQLARDQKLKYRYLKSELINSHRKLYRAKAGYIRDRPVTAPDLSMYEEEEAPPPSPEFTAQTAYEIVNRKVKSANAAIGRTRPDLSDKPQIPSPQKVWTAKAVSEAELEETQKNYDKLKFDMETVQGRYEYHKEKEIEYFFPGQLERLTKQQEEKEEGEVTEMKKVSSQSSKPKITQKEVNRLAYPPNRIPPPTHAKLCDARAVQKLKQKLLKLAERFRGWHNIKHKKGSHFVLVAPSFENSYHGRLHKKLVERTNAPVKKVKGDFVHRFTKKEEVQKPINQDMRPFTAPGNLQPSGTDAEAVTNMITESPADSCKTVDTGYGSMEDKLGSGSSAESLAKSPDLNTVKSLNDKSQIFEQKMSCPKPFESQNVLEKNSKKDGKLINGSEESHEMARERSMSLKQTLHSDKEMFSGERSLNGTSILQQSSHQNCNESLRNRSSLKHNQTANIYGHNKCIQNLTGENTSVSFKTENNKTMCDKSAQETGLNDKVDNFKKILSKSKLEKRLTHSQRQIVKSPPALEFTFTSVLNKSDEHDFNSVEQDLNSVEVKTNKSAWFEDDIPSPGVMSPRNPEIYTKPKKEIIDIENLPVPHLEHSKPKTIAVGAIGKISLLESITESRFWEDAVEESYRTRKSDDVFVNDDLNVNLKETELADLKEEDFDDDVSNDSGVAGFSKNCKPKNLAKKKSKNEYVDDKLQKAKIERLKRQKRVLKGSSFEKMGITVRSSRSSQTSTSSENSSKELDSKTKDQILHKKTSFDLKTNNKNDKINEQKNVTIEISKCVKQNKNNKIEEKQRKFSASMKRLVKRMDDSLSNDLRSKMLSTHLS is encoded by the exons atgaaagaatATCAAGAT TTGGTAGATTTTGAGCGTCTATTATCCCATCATGATAAGAAGTTAGAAGACAGACTTAACAATGAGTACCTTGCTGAAGAATGGGACTTTGGACAGGAAAAGCTTGATGTTTCAAAGTTCAGAGAACCTCCAGTCGTCTGTGGAGACTCAAGAATTCAGCTG GCCAGAGATCAGAAATTGAAATACAGATATTTAAAATCAGAACTGATCAATTCACATCGGAAACTGTATCGAGCTAAAGCAGGCTATATAAGAGATCGTCCCGTGACTGCACCAGACCTGTCAATGTATGAGGAGGAGGAAGCCCCTCCCCCTTCACCAGAGTTCACAGCTCAGACAGCTTATGAAATTGTTAATCGTAAAGTCAAAAGTGCCAATGCAGCCATAG GAAGAACAAGACCAGACTTGTCAGATAAGCCTCAAATTCCCTCTCCACAAAAAGTATGGACTGCAAAAGCTGTCAGTGAGGCTGAATTAGAGGAAACACAGAAAAACTACGACAAACTCAAATTTGATATGGAAACTGTG CAAGGAAGATATGAATATCATAAAGAAAAAGAGATAGAATATTTCTTCCCAGGACAACTAGAAAGACTTACTAAACAACAAGAAG AAAAGGAAGAAGGGGAAGTTACAGAGATGAAGAAAGTATCTAGTCAGTCATCAAAGCCAAAGATTACACAAAAGGAGGTGAATCGGTTAGCATACCCGCCAAACAGAATTCCTCCTCCAACACATGCTAAATTATGTGATGCAAG AGCGGTACAAAA GTTGAAacagaaacttttaaaattagcAGAGAG ATTCAGAGGTTGGCataatatcaaacataaaaaagGAAGCCATTTTGTTTTGGTTGCACCATCTTTTGAAAACTCCTATCATGGAAGATTGCATAAAAAACTTGTAGAAAGAACAAATGCACCAGTAAAAAAGGTCAAAGGAGACTTTGTGCATCGCTTTACAAAGAAGGAAGAAGTTCAGAAACCTATTAATCAAGACATGCGCCCATTCACAGCACCAGGAAATCTTCAGCCAAGTGGAACTGACGCTGAAGCTGTCACTAATATGATAACAGAGAGTCCTGCAGATTCTTGTAAAACTGTGGATACTGGATATGGAAGTATGGAGGACAAACTTGGCAGTGGGTCTTCTGCCGAAAGTTTAGCAAAGTCACCAGATCTCAATACAGTTAAGTCTTTGAATGACAAGTCTCAAATCTTTGAGCAGAAAATGAGTTGTCCTAAACCATTTGAGTCTCAAAACGTTTTAGAGAAAAACTCTAAGAAGGACGGAAAATTAATAAATGGTTCTGAGGAGTCCCATGAAATGGCAAGAGAAAGGAGTATGTCTTTGAAACAAACATTACATTCAGATAAGGAAATGTTTTCAGGAGAAAGGTCGTTAAATGGCACGTCAATTTTACAGCAGAGTTCTCATCAAAATTGTAATGAGAGTCTAAGAAATAGATCTAGTCTTAAACACAATCAAACTGCGAATATATATGGACATAACAAATGTATTCAGAACCTAACAGGTGAAAATACATCTGTGTcttttaaaactgaaaataacaaaactatGTGCGACAAATCTGCTCAGGAAACAGGTTTGAATGATAAAGTTgacaattttaagaaaattttgagcAAAAGTAAATTAGAGAAAAGGCTGACGCATTCTCAGAGGCAAATTGTGAAATCCCCACCTGCTTTAGAATTTACATTTACGTCAGTATTGAATAAATCAGACGAACACGACTTTAACTCTGTTGAACAAGACTTAAATTCTGTTGAagtaaaaactaataaaagtgcttGGTTTGAAGATGATATACCTAGTCCAGGTGTAATGAGTCCCAGGAATCCTGAGATATACACAAAACCCAAAAAGGaaattattgacattgaaaattTACCTGTTCCTCATTTAGAACATAGCAAACCGAAAACTATAGCAGTTGGTGCAATCGGAAAAATTTCTCTGCTTGAAAGTATAACAGAGTCTCGGTTCTGGGAAGATGCTGTGGAAGAATCTTACAGAACCAGGAAAAGTGATGATGTATTTGTGAATGATGATTTAAATGTTAATCTGAAGGAAACAGAATTGGCTGACCTGAAAGAGGAGGACTTCGATGATGATGTTTCAAATGATAGTGGAGTTGCTGGATTCAGTAAAAATTGTAAACCTAAAAACTTGGccaaaaagaaaagcaaaaatgAATATGTGGATGATAAACTTCAGAAAGCAAAAATTGAAAGATTAAAGCGACAAAAACGAGTTTTAAAAGGATCAAGTTTTGAGAAAATGGGAATAACGGTTAGGAGTAGTAGATCAAGCCAAACCAGTACATCGTCTGAAAACTCTAGCAAAGAACTGGATTCCAAAACTAAAGAtcaaatattacataaaaaaacttCTTtcgatttaaaaacaaacaataaaaatgacaaaattaatgaacaaaaaaatgttACCATAGAGATTTCAAAgtgtgtaaaacaaaacaaaaacaataagatTGAGGAGAAACAGAGGAAATTTAGTGCTAGTATGAAAAGACTTGTTAAACGAATGGATGATTCTTTGTCAAATGATTTAAGAAGTAAAATGTTGTCTACCCACCTTTCATAA